From the Lolium rigidum isolate FL_2022 chromosome 2, APGP_CSIRO_Lrig_0.1, whole genome shotgun sequence genome, one window contains:
- the LOC124686798 gene encoding pentatricopeptide repeat-containing protein PPR5 homolog, chloroplastic-like, giving the protein MLVYPNTSSPWPQRHPALASPRQAAVAAGAAAARGKRRGADAGEGADPAAEAAELVRFFLRKTSGGKERLVAVLDRHVKVVRTEHCFLLFEELGRRDGWVQCLEIFRWMQKQRWYVADNGIYSKLISVMGRKGQIRMAMWLFSQMRNSGCKPDTSVYNALIGAHLHSRDKSKALVKALGYFDKMKGIERCQPNIVTYNILLRACARASDTKQVDTLFKDLDESPVSPDIYTYNGVIDGYGKNGMIKEMESVLVRMKSKQCRPDVITFNILIDSYGRKQMFDKMEQVFKSLLRSKEKPTHPTFNSMITNYGKARLREKAESVLEKMEELGFKPNYVTQECLITLYAYCDCVSRAQQIFDELVSSQSTVPLSSLNAMLDAYCMNRLPMEADRLLDTAIEKGVVPNASTYKLLYKAYTKANDKMLVQKLLQRMNKQGIVPNKKFFLDALEAFGNSANKPRRVRTSDAATEPSRDSASNSEMARSSKTKLSFSEAVDGFTRILPNSNSANKVAAGSEINSETATSDEPELSFSQVAS; this is encoded by the exons ATGCTTGTTTACCCAAACACGTCGAGCCCATGGCCGCAGCGCCACCCGGCCTTGGCTTCCCCGCgacaggcggcggtggcggccggggCTGCGGCCGCTAGGGGCAAGCGGCGGGGGGCGGACGCCGGGGAGGGGGCGGACCCGGCCGCTGAGGCGGCGGAGCTGGTGcggttcttcctgcggaagacgtCCGGCGGCAAGGAGCGGCTGGTGGCCGTGCTGGACCGGCACGTCAAGGTGGTCCGCACCGAGCACTGCTTCCTCCTCTTCGAGGAGCTCGGCCGCCGCGACGGCTGGGTTCAGTGCCTAGAG ATTTTCAGATGGATGCAGAAACAGCGGTGGTACGTCGCCGACAACGGCATCTATTCGAAGCTGATATCTGTGATGGGGAGGAAAGGGCAGATACGGATGGCAATGTGGCTCTTCTCCCAGATGAGGAACAGCGGGTGCAAGCCGGACACTTCCGTGTACAATGCTCTCATCGGTGCGCACCTTCACTCACGAGACAAGAGTAAGGCCTTGGTGAAGGCTCTCGGCTATTTCGACAAGATGAAGGGTATTGAGAGGTGCCAGCCGAACATCGTGACATACAACATTCTCTTAAGAGCTTGTGCCCGGGCTAGCGACACGAAGCAGGTGGACACCTTGTTCAAGGATCTGGATGAAAGCCCGGTCTCTCCTGATATATACACGTATAATGGAGTGATCGACGGGTATGGGAAGAACGGCATGATCAAGGAGATGGAGTCTGTATTGGTGCGGATGAAAAGCAAGCAGTGCCGTCCGGATGTGATCACATTCAACATACTCATAGATTCGTATGGGCGGAAGCAGATGTTTGACAAGATGGAGCAGGTGTTCAAGAGTTTGCTGCGATCCAAGGAGAAGCCTACCCACCCGACGTTTAACTCCATGATAACAAACTATGGGAAGGCAAGACTTAGGGAGAAAGCTGAGTCTGTGCTTGAGAAGATGGAGGAACTGGGATTCAAACCAAATTATGTGACGCAAGAATGTCTCATCACTCTGTACGCGTATTGTGATTGTGTCTCAAGGGCCCAACAGATATTCGATGAGCTTGTAAGCTCACAAAGTACTGTTCCACTGTCATCACTGAACGCAATGCTGGATGCCTACTGCATGAACCGCTTGCCTATGGAAGCAGATCGGCTGTTGGATACTGCAATAGAGAAAGGTGTCGTGCCCAATGCTTCGAcatataagttgctctacaagGCATACACCAAGGCGAACGATAAGATGCTTGTCCAGAAGTTGCTCCAACGAATGAACAAGCAGGGTATTGTCCCGAATAAAAAGTTCTTCCTTGATGCTTTGGAAGCATTTGGCAACTCCGCCAATAAACCCAGGAGAGTACGTACCTCAGACGCTGCAACAGAGCCAAGTAGAGATTCTGCGAGCAATTCAGAAATGGCTCGTTCAAGCAAGACAAAGTTAAGTTTTTCGGAAGCAGTTGATGGCTTCACCAGGATATTACCCAATTCAAACTCCGCAAACAAGGTAGCTGCAGGTTCTGAAATCAATTCAGAAACAGCTACTTCAGACGAGCCAGAGTTAAGCTTTTCGCAAGTAGCTTCTTGA
- the LOC124686799 gene encoding uncharacterized protein LOC124686799 — translation MAGGGTVQLWTDSGIQIVVVLSFTFQVFLFFFAGIRRRNASAVLNLLLWLVYLLADSTAIYALGHMSYTSPSGKHQLVAFWAPLLLVHLGGPDSITAYAVEDSRLWLRHLLTLVVQTLGAGYVLYTYVASASSTGSLILAASVLMFTVGVLKYGERTWALRCGTTGGIKSIRGLIQYSDSNSSMKEAVKKKLRNQKEDNEEELLILAHLLLSRCVDAFAVYPGWTPHGTSDLYPLQGDDMYKLIQMQLSLMYDIMYTKAWVIHTWCGYCIRAVSFVATLASMFLFSISNKNGYTRIDVDITYFLLVGAVVLEIMSVVATIGSTWMCAWLCSFERTTMLGTGLKFLRRLVGATSKRRWSSSIGQYNLFHFCTRDNTELGSRATYKLGLQNWWNRVHFVCTADFSNTHIQGLLLKNMIKLSPSHSTCIQILESNGLSKEEAGWSHWSLNLDFGKSILIWHLATDIYLIRSKEIGNQGDLAKAVRMLSNYMMFLLVTKPDMLPGFVEESWHNETRCRLERQWYNNRRNTEFPPKKWLKKLFHNDGPDGSRNPQIEQLASTLRSGFLSDHDGKWEYTPPENRKAGSTRYEAANVHAKEHAAELLHLESRKPDLLEVIFGLWLERLVYAAHRCGPESHARQLTKGGEFITVVWVLSRHFGSSRRRD, via the exons ATGGCTGGAGGTGGGACTGTGCAGCTGTGGACCGATTCAGGGATCCAAATCGTGGTCGTCCTGAGCTTCACATTTCaagttttcctcttcttctttgctGGGATCCGTCGGCGTAATGCCTCTGCTGTGCTCAATCTCCTCCTGTGGTTGGTGTACCTTCTTGCTGACTCCACGGCGATCTACGCCCTCGGTCACATGTCGTACACCAGTCCATCAGGGAAGCACCAGCTCGTGGCGTTCTGGGCACCGCTCCTGCTGGTGCATTTGGGTGGTCCAGACAGCATTACGGCCTACGCAGTTGAGGACAGCCGGCTCTGGCTTCGGCACCTGCTCACGCTTGTCGTGCAAACTCTGGGAGCTGGATATGTCCTCTACACATATGTTGCCAGTGCCAGTAGTACTGGGAGTTTGATTCTTGCAGCCTCCGTCTTGATGTTCACCGTTGGTGTCCTCAAGTATGGTGAGAGGACATGGGCGCTGAGATGTGGCACCACGGGCGGGATCAAAAGTATTCGCGGACTTATTCAATATTCAGATTCTAATTCTTCTATGAAAGAGGCTGTGAAGAAAAAATTGCGAAATCAGAAAGAGGATAATGAGGAGGAACTTCTCATTTTAGCTCATCTCTTACTTAGTAGATGCGTTGACGCCTTTGCTGTTTACCCTGGATGGACTCCGCATGGCACTTCTGATTTGTATCCTCTACAAGGGGATGATATGTACAAGTTGATTCAGATGCAGTTATCCCTGATGTACGACATCATGTACACAAAGGCTTGGGTGATCCACACCTGGTGCGGCTACTGCATCCGTGCTGTTTCTTTTGTCGCAACACTCGCTTCCATGTTTCTCTTCTCAATCAGCAACAAAAATGGTTACACTAGAATTGATGTTGATATCACCTATTTTTTATTAGTTGGGGCTGTGGTCTTGGAGATCATGTCGGTGGTGGCAACTATAGGTTCTACATGGATGTGTGCCTGGCTATGCAGCTTCGAAAGGACCACTATGCTTGGAACTGGGCTCAAATTCCTTCGCCGCCTAGTCGGCGCAACAAGCAAGAGAAGGTGGTCGAGCTCCATTGGGCAGTATAATCTGTTTCACTTTTGCACCCGCGACAACACTGAGTTAGGCAGCAGAGCAACATACAAGTTGGGTCTCCAGAATTGGTGGAATAGAGTGCATTTCGTGTGCACCGCCGATTTCTCAAATACACATATTCAAGGACTGTTGTTGAAAAACATGATCAAATTAAGCCCTTCGCACTcaacatgcatccaaatactggaGAGCAACGGGTTAAGCAAGGAAGAAGCTGGATGGAGTCACTGGAGTTTAAACCTGGACTTTGGAAAAAGCATCCTCATCTGGCATCTTGCAACTGATATCTACCTTATTAGATCCAAGGAGATTGGAAATCAAGGAGATCTAGCTAAAGCAGTCAGGATGCTGTCCAATTACATGATGTTCCTGCTAGTGACGAAGCCTGACATGCTACCTGGCTTTGTTGAAGAAAGCTGGCACAATGAAACCCGCTGTCGCTTGGAGCGACAGTGGTATAATAACCGAAGAAATACAGAATTTCCCCCCAAAAAATGGTTGAAGAAACTATTCCACAACGATGGACCCGATGGTTCCAGGAATCCACAGATAGAGCAGCTTGCTTCGACTCTTCGCAGCGGCTTCCTCAGTGATCACGACGGAAAG TGGGAGTACACCCCGCCTGAAAACAGAAAAGCAGGTTCAACTCGTTATGAGGCTGCTAATGTGCATGCAAAAGAACATGCTGCGGAGCTTCTCCATCTGGAGTCGAGGAAGCCTGACTTGTTGGAAGTAATTTTTGGGTTGTGGTTGGAAAGGTTGGTCTATGCTGCCCACCGTTGCGGCCCCGAATCCCATGCTCGTCAGCTTACTAAGGGCGGCGAATTTATTACTGTGGTGTGGGTTCTCAGTCGACACTTCGGTTCTTCGCGTCGTCGCGATTGA